The Phragmites australis chromosome 1, lpPhrAust1.1, whole genome shotgun sequence genomic interval TAAATGGGGGTATGGAGGCGGTTGATTGATGGGGTCATCGGGAGGATGAGGATACACCATTGTCTCAATTTAATTCAAGGTCAGGAGATGTGTGAGTATAATATCGATTGTgttttgtttatatacaagAAGTCTCATCGGTAATAGATAGATATGGTAGCACTTAAAAGCCTATTCCCTAGACTGCACTggcctattaggggtagcactgaaaagtctattcgcTAGACTGCATCGACCTATTAGAGGTATCACTGACAACTGTATAGTTTCTAAAACCTACTCTACATTAAGGTGAAAACCAGCGTCATCACGTAGGCGAAAGCGTGCCAAATGCAGAGGCCAAGGTAGGGGTGCCGTCCTATCAGGCAATTAATCGTCGATTTGCAACTTTCTATATCAAAACCATTCACATTACGAATCCTAACACTATTACATTCAAGATATATTACTTCTAGTCATACTAAATTGACAACACCCTTATAAACAGCAACACGATATTACGATACACATAGTATACAACACATGAATGCCTTACATAAAAtacattggcggtaacaaactCAATGATCTACATTAGTTGAACCATCCTTCCCGCGATAGGCAATTATAACTCATTCTTGAACTGTTATAGAACAAAATGACCAACAAAACAATAACTTTTATAGGGAATTCTGTCAAACACTAATgtcaatttttttaactttCATAGGGAATCACATGCTCCACCTCCTAGCCATGCCCATACACTCAGTTCATGCTCCAAGCCCCAGCCACcgtaaataaccccaccctcaaccATAGATAAACCACTCATTTCTCGGTTATCTCAACTCCAATGTCTTCCTCGGCATTTAGATAACTATTTGCACGACTAGCATTTTACCGAATAAATGCACAATATTTTTCAAAGTGccatatacaaaaattatattagaaaaaaCAATTATACATATTCATTTTTAGCTGTATATTAATAAAGGTGTTGCACATTCACCGGGCTAGACCTTGTCTCACCCGTTCAGGTGAGATGTTCATCTCTCCAGTTGTTAAATGCACTGAGTGGCGGGAGCCACAAGTTCTCGTACGTGATGAGATCTTGTTCTCGCATGTTGAACGAGTAACGGTTGGAtacacatgtattttttttcaaattggcacatattcttgaaaatattaaaaaatatatatatatataaaattctAAAATACACTTTGCCAATACCATCAACGGCCCAATGTGGAACGTGATTGGACTTTTCTGCTGTCTAGCCCGAGCTTTAAGGCTTTCACGGTTACTCAGTTCCTAAGACTCACTGGCCTAAGCCATAAATTCCACAAAGAACGTCGGGTAGGTCTGCAGAGTTTTTTCTTAATACCTTTTTAacttaaaaaatgtaaaaaaatgtGCCCATTTTAAAATTTGGTAAAAATAGATGCTTCTCCCCGTTTAATGGGGAAGAAATATTTATTGTCCATCCACCGAGTGATAAatttaaaaatcacaaaaatatcGTGTTACAATACTCTCGATctttaaaacactatcgaaatattcatgaaaaattctttaaaaaaaatttatggtgTAGAAGATACCATCATCTAGCGCTCCGCAATTACTTTTTTTCCTCATAGTAGAGGTAATTATTTGATCTAAAATTTTGTGAAGTgctagatgatagcatcatctacatcatattttttagaatttttatgactatttcgatagtatttTGATGGTTGAGGGCATTGGAACATCATAGTTTTGTGATTTTTAAACTTATTGCTTGTTCAGTGGGTAATTTTTACTTCTCATCAACTGAACGAATGAAAGACACATTTTCTTGCAAATTTTTAAAATGTTCgcataattatatatatatttttaatataaataaataaattcaggTGTGCAACGTGATAATTTTTCTGAACTGTTTGGTGTCACCGCGaaacattttcattttttaataataCAATAACATTTGTCAAGCCATCTCAGCCTCTACATCCGGACACATCCGATAATTTTACAAAGTATTTACTATGATGTAGACTTCATCTACCATATAGCCACAATTTGCCCTCTAATGAAAGGAGATATAACAAATAACAAAGGTCCATTATGATGCACTTATTGTATTGCTaaaccttttatttttttcattattttttaggGGAGGGCGTAGGAGATAGTATTCGTGGGAACGAGAATTTTCACTGAACCACTAATTGACGCAACAAGCTGTCAGATAATATATTGACACTTTTTACTTACAACATATAAATTGCAATCGACCTATGAACTACAGTTAACGAGGAATTACATGTCATGATCAAATTCcaaaattttggtcaagaaTCCAAACACCATGTACAACACCGAATCACCATGAACATGTAGCTATACAAGCAGGTTGAGCAGCTGAGGCTCCGAGCTACTGTGATCCCCCGAGGGTTCTTGGCCATCGCCGCCATCGCCGTCCTCCAACGGAGGGAAGTTGAGGTCCAGCATGGCCTGCTCCGGCTGCGCCGGGCCATCGGTCACGGCTGGCGGAGCCTCGCCCCTGTGCCGGCGCATGTGGCCTCCGAGCGCCTGGCCCATGGAGAACTCGAGCCCGCACACGGCGCACTCGTGCACCCGCGCCCTGCTGTCCCTCTCGGCCGCGCCCGAGGCGCCCGCCGGGTCGCTGAGCATCCGCGCCTGCAACCGCGTGTGGCTGGTGCGGTGCCCGCCGAGCGCCTGGAACGACGGGAACCGCCTGCTGCACGTCTTGCACTCGAACACGCCCTCGGTCGCCATCGCTCTCCTGCTGCTCGCGTTCGTCGACGGCGCAGGCGACGACAGCGAGAGCAGCGCGTCGTCGGCGTGCACCCGGAGGCTCTCCATCTCCTTGCTCTCCTCCGCTTCCTGCCTCGTAAGCGTCATCAGGATCCACGGATCGATCCCTGATTCTCTCCTTATTAACGAACTGATAAAAAAATTCCACCACGTACCCGCACCGGCGCACGTACGTGTGTTGATATTTAAACCGAGCCACGCCGTGCGTTCTTACTGGGCACGATCGAGTATGGGCTCGGGAATGTGTGATAGAAGAGTCTTTCACGTCAGGTTTTTTTCTATGTGCGCGCGCGCGAATTCGCCAAGGTCGCACTCGTACGTATCACATCTGGTCACCCGTGGCGCTTCGGATCGGAACACATGGTTAGGTACGTGAAAGGTTGCGTGCTTTGCCGCGCGTGTCCAGAAGCTTTTGGACTACATCCAGATGGCTAGCTCATCCTGGTGGCATCGCAAGAATTCGATCGTACGTGACTGCGTCTGGACCCGGCCGCAGTTTCTCGTGGACTTTCCACTGGCCGGTACGGTTCTTCCAAGTGCAGGATGAACAACAAATCACGGCTACatgcaaaaagaaaatggaaCGCTAGCTTCATGCGACGTCACTTGCCAGTGACAATCTCGTCCAGAACACATCAACTCTCCGTGTGCGTATGGACGATCAGTCAATTAGAGAGTATATACTTGTTTTCATCCATTTGTGCGTGTACTTCGCTTGTACACATACATATCTTGACTATTTATTCCGTGATTGTACGAACATATCTTGATGAATCACAAGTGCTGTTACCATTTCTTCACGGCAGATAAGACGGTGCTGATAGCTTGTGAACTGCAACGCGAATGGTATCCATCGGCGTTTaccgaagaaaaaaaaagttccaTGGTTTAAGCGCGCGGCGGGTGTAAGGACCAcgtcgcggccgcggccgcgagTCCACACAGTGGCGGACGTAAGCTGTGATGCACGGATGCGCGAAGCCAAGCAACGGGGAGAGTGTAGGGGGAGCCGACGAACGGTCACTTCGCCTGCTTGTGCGCTGGACTGTGAGGGTTAGGTGGCTCACTTGgttaagatcatcttcaacagctacatcaaattttcatcctaaaaatattattatagtatcctctattattattatagcatcctttatttttttcatctctagcagctaccctattttctaccttttacttttttttctcttcagtcccgctgtcagcctctctGAACAGTACagtacagtgttgctacagttaCCGACGCTGTTTTCATCTTCGGGCCCACTAGCAGTATTTGTGAACAGTGTGCTACAGTAACTCCGCAGATTTGAGGCCCATGCTCTCTCTCCGCAGTACTGTAGAACTGACGCTGTTTTCTTCTTCCAGCCCACTagcagcctctgtgaacagtgactCGCAAAACACTGTACCACCCGAATCTGCAAATTTGCTTCCTCTACTGGAGATGGTCTGAGAGGCAACAGCCGTAAAGGAGGAGCAGGCGTTGCCTAGAAACGAAAGCATAAAGAACAGAAGAATGGATCCCTTTCGTCCTCCTCCGGCTGCTTCTCCATCGGATTTCGATCCTCTGATTTTACCGATGGGTGAAGTCAGGTGACTTCAAACTTCTGTAGACCGTTGGATCGTAGATAGATAGATCAGATGCACTGCTACAGTGTAACGGATACAGTAAAAATTGATACAGTAAATATCACTtgagtttgattggtatctacttgTAACAATTAGAGCATAGAAAACATATGTGTGTACAAAGCATGTCATACATGATGGACTCGATAACGGAAATAT includes:
- the LOC133924202 gene encoding zinc finger protein ZAT8-like, translated to MTLTRQEAEESKEMESLRVHADDALLSLSSPAPSTNASSRRAMATEGVFECKTCSRRFPSFQALGGHRTSHTRLQARMLSDPAGASGAAERDSRARVHECAVCGLEFSMGQALGGHMRRHRGEAPPAVTDGPAQPEQAMLDLNFPPLEDGDGGDGQEPSGDHSSSEPQLLNLLV